One segment of Sesamum indicum cultivar Zhongzhi No. 13 linkage group LG4, S_indicum_v1.0, whole genome shotgun sequence DNA contains the following:
- the LOC105160092 gene encoding uncharacterized protein LOC105160092 — translation MAYGTRLKELQEAQKKADIMFLDERAKREASVDELHGRMDQMLEVQEGLQASMLNMEHNMASLQQKLQTTVDKGSNFRATPHNVLRQEGGSSSRHEPSGNQSSGTYNILNRLEFPHFDGENARGWVRRCSRYFQLIPIPEDQRVSMASIYMQGKAELWYQGYVEKKEFRTWEEFVANVLGRFEALNNAKVTTEFNRLHHETTVDNYLERFEELKDQMLIFNRNLDEDFFMMKFISGLKDEVKFYVTNCEPTSLYQAINLARNQEQTVNAILKRAHHPTRNLPPKPPFKPPNKNPPQRSPAQPTRFLTEAEVRAKREKNLCYRCDEPYTPGHRCKYRQVYMLLEDGGDKDNGEEEQGKQAIEIELENEGDVSVSLHAMKGDFNYRTLRLEGTVEDKEILILIDSGSTHCFLDEKVANLLGCKLVRTHPMMVRVADGSKLTSQLACHKFSWEIQGHKFTHPVKLIKLGGYDLVLGCDWLGLHNPIELDFHQGRVTLSQDSSKVILKALSGKTGSKAVTTHSLSKLVRGRSPKAQGELLLSHSTSTEAAGNTRVQEVLQEFEDIVKEPHSLPPEREIEHRIELLLEAIPRRQHPYRYLNKLTVKHNFPIPIIDELLDELHGATYFSKIDLRSGYFQIKMRKEDQGLGFAFDTPQKSDGPSQKTPVICQEEKMFLCSKEIEYLGHVISHQGVATDPLKIECMLNWPVPTNVKALRGFLGLTSYYRRFIQGYGIISKPLTSLLKKDSFEWNVEAEKAFNHLKELMVSAPVLAMPDFSQPFIVETNASGKGIGAVLMQGGRPIAYLSKVLAPKNMGLSTYEKEFLALLLAVTRWRHYLLGNHFIIRTDQKSLKHLLDLRIDSVLQQKGVTKLLGLSYEVHYKKGKENRAADALSRRIYQEEDPQTHVISTQIPLWIQEVQLSYEGNTLFQTIIQSKILDTTSFPDYIYENGVLKKEGSICVGSHGGIREKVLKTMHDSALGGHSGMQGTYQRLKPLFYWPTMKVDVQEWVRRCEICQRAKHENNPYPGLLQPLPVPEQAWSCVSMDFIEGLPNSDGKDSILVVVDRLPKYSHFLALKHPYTATSIAKVFFDNIYKLHGLPISIISDREKVLPSRFWKELFTSSGVSLDMSYSYHPQTDGQTQRINQCLENYLRCMCLQKPKKWAQWLTLAELWFNTNYHTGLKATPFQALYGYPPQQLPIGPYLQSHHSDVAELVQERTKVL, via the exons atggctTATGGGACACGCTTAAAAGAACTGCAAGAAGCTCAAAAGAAAGCAGACATTATGTTCTTAGATGAAAGAGCAAAGAGGGAAGCTAGTGTGGATGAACTCCATGGAAGGATGGACCAAATGTTAGAAGTACAAGAGGGCCTTCAAGCTTCAATGCTCAATATGGAGCATAACATGGCCAGCTTACAGCAAAAACTACAAA CAACTGTTGACAAGGGATCAAATTTCAGGGCCACACCACACAATGTCCTCAGACAAGAAGGAGGAAGCAGTTCAAGGCATGAACCCAGTGGGAATCAGAGTTCTGGGACATATAATATCTTGAACAGGCTAGAGTTTCCACACTTTGATGGGGAAAATGCAAGAGGATGGGTGAGGAGATGCTCGAGGTATTTTCAGCTAATACCAATACCTGAGGACCAAAGGGTGTCTATGGCTTCCATTTATATGCAAGGTAAGGCTGAACTATGGTACCAAGGGTACGTGGAGAAGAAGGAGTTCAGGACATGGGAAGAGTTTGTAGCCAATGTATTGGGGAGGTTTGAAGCCCTTAACAATGCTAAGGTGACAACTGAGTTCAATAGGCTGCATCATGAGACTACAGTGGATAATTATCTTGAGAGGTTTGAAGAACTGAAGGATCAGATGCTCATCTTCAACAGGAATCTAGATGAGGACTTCTTCATGATGAAGTTCATCAGTGGTCTTAAGGATGAAGTGAAGTTTTATGTAACAAACTGTGAACCTACCTCCTTGTACCAAGCCATTAACCTTGCCAGAAACCAAGAACAAACAGTCAATGCTATACTCAAAAGAGCCCACCACCCTACCAGAAATTTACCACCCAAGCCACCTTTCAAACCACCCAACAAGAATCCACCACAGAGATCACCAGCACAACCTACCAGGTTCTTAACTGAAGCTGAAGTCAGGgcaaaaagagagaagaactTGTGTTATAGGTGTGATGAACCCTATACCCCTGGACATAGGTGTAAATACAGACAAGTTTACATGTTGCTGGAAGATGGAGGAGATAAGGATAATGGTGAAGAGGAGCAAGGGAAGCAAGCCATTGAGATAGAACTGGAAAATGAAGGGGATGTATCTGTGTCCTTACATGCTATGAAGGGGGATTTCAATTATAGAACATTGAGACTTGAAGGAACTGTGGAGGATAAAGAGATCCTCATCCTCATTGACAGTGGTAGCACACATTGCTTTCTTGATGAAAAGGTGGCCAACCTTTTAGGGTGTAAACTAGTAAGGACACACCCCATGATGGTAAGAGTAGCAGATGGGAGCAAACTTACCAGTCAACTAGCTTGTCACAAATTTAGCTGGGAGATTCAAGGACACAAGTTTACGCATCCAGTTAAGCTGATCAAGTTGGGAGGGTATGATCTGGTCCTAGGCTGTGATTGGCTAGGATTACACAATCCGATTGAGCTTGACTTCCACCAGGGTAGGGTGACCCTTAGTCAAGATTCCAGCAAGGTGATCCTAAAGGCTCTCAGTGGTAAAACAGGATCCAAGGCAGTAACCACACACTCCCTATCAAAGCTTGTTAGAGGAAGAAGCCCTAAAGCACAAGGGGAATTATTGTTGAGTCACAGCACTTCAACTGAAGCTGCAGGTAATACCAGGGTGCAAGAGGTTTTGCAGGAGTTTGAGGACATAGTCAAGGAACCTCATTCTCTTCCCCCTGAAAGAGAAATTGAGCACCGTATTGAGCTACTACTTGAGGCCATACCTAGAAGACAACACCCCTACAG GTATCTCAACAAACTTACAGTGAAGCACAATTTTCCCATTCCCATTATTGATGAGCTGTTGGATGAGTTACATGGGGctacatatttttcaaagatTGATCTGAGGTCTGGTTACTTTCAGATCAAAATGAGGAAAGAAGAT CAAGGACTGGGGTTTGCATTTGATACACCTCAGAAAAGTGATGGACCTTCTCAGAAAACACCAGTTATTTGCCAAGAAGAGAAAATGTTCCTTTGCTCGAAGGAGATAGAATACTTGGGGCATGTAATTTCACACCAAGGTGTGGCTACAGATCCATTGAAGATTGAATGCATGCTCAATTGGCCTGTACCAACAAATGTCAAGGCATTAAGAGGATTTTTGGGTCTCACTAGTTACTACCGAAGATTCATACAAGGTTATGGGATCATTAGTAAGCCCCTCACTTCATTACTGAAGAAGGATTCTTTTGAATGGAATGTAGAGGCTGAGAAGGCTTTTAACCATCTCAAGGAACTGATGGTTTCAGCTCCTGTGCTAGCCATGCCTGATTTCTCTCAGCCTTTCATTGTGGAGACTAATGCCAGTGGGAAGGGAATAGGGGCTGTATTGATGCAAGGAGGGAGACCCATAGCTTATCTCAGCAAAGTATTAGCTCCCAAGAATATGGGGTTGTCCACTTATGAGAAGGAGTTTCTGGCCCTTCTCTTAGCAGTTACAAGGTGGAGACATTACCTTTTGGGTAACCATTTCATCATAAGGACTGATCAAAAGAGTCTTAAACACCTTCTTGACCTGAGGATAGATTCAGTGTTGCAGCAAAAGGGGGTGACCAAACTGTTGGGGCTCAGTTATGAAGTTCATTACAAGAAGGGCAAGGAGAATAGGGCTGCAGATGCCCTCTCCAGGAGGATTTATCAGGAGGAGGACCCTCAAACACATGTTATATCTACTCAGATCCCATTGTGGATCCAAGAGGTTCAATTGAGTTATGAAGGGAATACCCTTTTTCAGACTATCATACAGTCCAAAATTCTTGACACCACTTCATTTCCAGactatatttatgaaaatggaGTGCTGAAGAAGGAAGGAAGTATATGTGTAGGAAGCCATGGAGGGATCAGAGAAAAGGTCCTCAAGACAATGCATGATTCTGCATTGGGTGGTCATTCAGGCATGCAGGGTACTTATCAAAGACTTAAACCCTTATTCTATTGGCCTACCATGAAGGTGGATGTACAAGAATGGGTGAGAAGGTGCGAAATTTGTCAGAGGGCTAAACATGAGAACAACCCATACCCAGGGTTGCTGCAGCCCTTACCTGTTCCTGAACAAGCATGGTCATGTGTCTCTATGGATTTCATTGAAGGCTTGCCCAATTCGGATGGTAAGGATTCTATCCTGGTGGTAGTGGACAGGTTACCCAAGTACTCTCACTTCCTAGCACTAAAACACCCTTACACAGCTACCTCCATTGCTAAGGTGTTTTTTGATAACATTTATAAGCTCCATGGATTGCCTATCAGTATCATTTCAGATAGGGAGAAGGTTTTGCCCAGCAGGTTTTGGAAGGAGTTATTCACCTCATCAGGTGTCTCACTGGACATGTCCTACTCATACCACCCACAAACTGATGGACAAACACAAAGGATAAATCAATGCCTTGAAAACTACCTAAGGTGCATGTGTCTGCAGAAACCCAAGAAATGGGCTCAGTGGCTCACTTTAGCTGAGCTTTGGTTCAATACCAACTATCATACGGGGTTGAAGGCCACTCCTTTTCAGGCTCTTTATGGATATCCACCTCAACAGCTTCCCATAGGACCATATTTGCAAAGTCATCACTCTGATGTTGCTGAACTTGTGCAAGAAAGAACCAAGGTGTTGTAG